A single region of the Syngnathus acus chromosome 6, fSynAcu1.2, whole genome shotgun sequence genome encodes:
- the LOC119124314 gene encoding loricrin-like isoform X38, producing the protein MRMKHTAACLAALALLGSVCVGYQVPHDQQQAKHVLERPLTWSYPEGPTNPVAPVPDFELRHPVPAATVSVECGERQARVEVQLDFFGIGQFIKPSDLTLGPCGPVAEDTQAHVLIFQPELQDCGSISRTTDDALIYTFSLNYNPTRLGESPVVRTNEAAVIVECHYPRHHNVSSLPLDPQWIPFSAVRVAEEFLYFTLTLRTDDWMYERPRYQYYLGDMIRIEASVRQYHHVPLRVFVESCTATLSPDMNSSPRYTFLEQGCLIDARITGAESRFMQRTTENMLQFQFEAFRFQGADSGMLYITCHLRATSNGHDIDPEHRACSHIQNGWREASGVDSACSSCNALGGNQQPGNPWNPGDLHKGSQNNLGGGGDSQTGGIGWTIGGGGGSQTGGGSRTGGGSQTGGIGWTTGGGGGSETGGGSRTGGDSQTGGIGWTTGGGGSSQTGGGWTTGGGGGSQTGGGSQTGAGWTTSGGGGSRTGGDSQTGGIGWTTGGGGGSRTGGGSETGGGSRTGGGWTTGGGGGSRTGGDSQTGGIGWTTGGGGGSQTGGIGWTTGGGGGSETGGGSRTGGGWTTGGGGGSRTGGDSQTGGIGWTTGGGGGSQTGGIGWTTGGGGGSETGGGSRTGGGWTTGGGGGSRTGGDSQTGGIGWTTGGGGGSRTGGGSQTGGESQTGGIGWTTGGGGGSQTGGGWTTGRGGGSQTGGGGSSGSGGGNDGGGGGNQPREQTWTTGFTGSTNTGTSWATVTRIGGGTPGTGTWQKTGRGKDEPDKQTVTWNPTGPGQSGASTTWTVTSSTSSSTQGGRKSRSVKSDQVYEWRGDVTLGPFEIAEKVV; encoded by the exons ATGAGAATGAAGCACACCGCTGCGTGCCTTGCGGCACTGGCCCTGCTCGGCAGCGTCTGCGTCGGATATCAGGTGCCCCATGATCAGCAACAGGCCAAGCATGTACTTGAGAGGCCGCTCACCTGGAGCTACCCTGAAGGGCCCACGAATCCGGTCGCGCCTGTGCCCGATTTCGAGCTCAGGCACCCCGTCCCTGCAGCAACCGTATCAGTGGAGTGCGGAGAGAGGCAAGCGCGCGTGGAGGTCCAGTTGGACTTTTTTGGAATAGGCCAGTTCATCAAGCCCTCTGACCTGACGCTGGGTCCTTGTGGCCCAGTGGCTGAGGACACTCAAGCCCATGTGCTGATATTCCAGCCTGAGCTGCAAGACTGCGGCAGCATTTCGCGA ACGACAGATGATGCTCTCATCTACACTTTTTCTCTCAACTATAACCCCACAAGGCTGGGTGAATCCCCTGTTGTGAGGACCAACGAAGCTGCCGTGATTGTGGAATGTCACTACCCAAG GCACCACAACGTGAGCAGCCTCCCACTCGACCCACAATGGATACCATTCTCTGCAGTCAGGGTTGCAGAGGAGTTCTTATACTTCACTCTTACCCTGAGGACCG ACGACTGGATGTACGAGAGGCCTCGTTACCAGTACTACCTGGGAGACATGATCCGTATCGAGGCCTCCGTCAGGCAGTACCACCACGTGCCCCTACGCGTTTTTGTGGAAAGCTGCACGGCTACCCTCTCGCCCGATATGAATTCCAGCCCCAGATATACCTTCCTTGAACAGGG GTGTTTAATTGACGCGAGGATCACAGGCGCAGAGTCCAGGTTCATGCAACGAACAACAGAGAACATGCTCCAGTTCCAGTTTGAGGCATTCAGGTTCCAGGGTGCAGACAGCGGCATG CTTTACATTACCTGCCACTTGAGAGCCACGTCGAACGGCCACGACATTGATCCTGAACACAGGGCCTGCTCCCACATACAGAACGG CTGGAGGGAGGCCAGTGGCGTGGATTCAGCATGCTCCTCCTGTAATGCCCTTGGTGGAAATCAACAACCAGGCAACCCTTGGAACCCTGGTGACCTTCATAAGGGCAGTCAAAATAACCTCGGCGGAGGAGGCGACTCTCAAACAGGAGGCATTGGCTGGACCATCGGTGGTGGAGGCGGCTCTCAAACAGGTGGTGGCTCTCGAACAGGAG GCGGCTCTCAAACAGGAGGCATTGGCTGGACCACCGGTGGTGGAGGCGGCTCTGAAACAGGAGGTGGCTCTCGAACAGGAGGCGACTCTCAAACTGGAGGCATTGGCTGGACCACCGGTGGTGGAGGCAGCTCTCAAACAGGAGGCGGCTGGACCACCGGTGGTGGAGGCGGCTCTCAAACAGGAGGTGGCTCTCAAACAGGAG CCGGCTGGACCACCAGTGGTGGAGGCGGCTCTCGAACAGGAGGCGACTCTCAAACTGGAGGCATTGGCTGGACCACCGGTGGTGGAGGCGGCTCTCGAACAGGAG GCGGCTCTGAAACAGGAGGTGGCTCTCGAACAGGAGGCGGCTGGACCACCGGTGGTGGAGGCGGCTCTCGAACAGGAGGCGACTCTCAAACTGGAGGCATTGGCTGGACCACCGGTGGTGGAGGCGGTTCTCAAACAGGAGGCATTGGCTGGACCACCGGTGGTGGAGGCGGCTCTGAAACAGGAGGTGGCTCTCGAACAGGAGGCGGCTGGACCACCGGTGGTGGAGGCGGCTCTCGAACAGGAGGCGACTCTCAAACTGGAGGCATTGGCTGGACCACCGGTGGTGGAGGCGGTTCTCAAACAGGAGGCATTGGCTGGACCACCGGTGGTGGAGGCGGCTCTGAAACAGGAGGTGGCTCTCGAACAGGAGGCGGCTGGACCACCGGTGGTGGAGGCGGCTCTCGAACAGGAGGCGACTCTCAAACTGGAGGCATTGGCTGGACCACCGGTGGTGGAGGCGGCTCTCGAACAGGAG GCGGCTCTCAAACAGGAGGCGAGTCTCAAACAGGAGGCATTGGCTGGACCACCGGTGGTGGAGGCGGCTCTCAAACAGGAGGCGGCTGGACCACCGGTCGTGGAGGCGGCTCTCAAACAGGTGGCGGCGGAAGTAGTGGAAGTGGCGGTGGCAATGACGGTGGCGGTGGAGGAAATCAACCAAGGGAACAAACCTGGACCACTGGCTTCACTGGAAGTACCAACACAGGCACTTCCTGGGCTACTGTCACTAGGATTGGTGGAGGAACCCCTGGAACGGGCACCTGGCAAAAGACTGGAAGAGGCAAAGACGAACCAGACAAACAAACTGTTACTTGGAACCCCACTGGTCCCGGACAAAGTGGCGCAAGCACTACTTGGACCGTAACCAGCTCAACTAGTAGCAGTACACAGGGTGGAAGAAAGAGCCGTTCAGTGAAATCAGATCAAG TTTATGAATGGAGAGGTGATGTCACACTGGGTCCCTTCGAAATTGCAGAGAAAGTCGTTTGA
- the LOC119124314 gene encoding fibroin heavy chain-like isoform X15 produces MRMKHTAACLAALALLGSVCVGYQVPHDQQQAKHVLERPLTWSYPEGPTNPVAPVPDFELRHPVPAATVSVECGERQARVEVQLDFFGIGQFIKPSDLTLGPCGPVAEDTQAHVLIFQPELQDCGSISRTTDDALIYTFSLNYNPTRLGESPVVRTNEAAVIVECHYPRHHNVSSLPLDPQWIPFSAVRVAEEFLYFTLTLRTDDWMYERPRYQYYLGDMIRIEASVRQYHHVPLRVFVESCTATLSPDMNSSPRYTFLEQGCLIDARITGAESRFMQRTTENMLQFQFEAFRFQGADSGMLYITCHLRATSNGHDIDPEHRACSHIQNGWREASGVDSACSSCNALGGNQQPGNPWNPGDLHKGSQNNLGGGGDSQTGGIGWTIGGGGGSQTGGGSRTGGGSQTGGIGWTTGGGGGSETGGGSRTGGDSQTGGGWTTGGGGGSQTGGGWTTGGGGGSQTGGDPQTGGIGWTTGGGGGSQTGGGSRTGGGWTTGGGGGSQTGGGSRTGGDSQTGGIGWTTGGGGGSRTGGDSQTGGIDWTTGGGGGSETGGGSRTGGGWTTGGGGGSRTGGDSQTGGIGWTTGGGGGSQTGGIGWTTGGGGGSETGGGSRTGGGWTTGGGGGSRTGGDSQTGGIGWTTGGGGGSQTGGIGWTTGGGGGSETGGGSRTGGGWTTGGGGGSRTGGDSQTGGIGWTTGGGGGSRTGGGSQTGGESQTGGIGWTTGGGGGSQTGGGWTTGRGGGSQTGGGGSSGSGGGNDGGGGGNQPREQTWTTGFTGSTNTGTSWATVTRIGGGTPGTGTWQKTGRGKDEPDKQTVTWNPTGPGQSGASTTWTVTSSTSSSTQGGRKSRSVKSDQVYEWRGDVTLGPFEIAEKVV; encoded by the exons ATGAGAATGAAGCACACCGCTGCGTGCCTTGCGGCACTGGCCCTGCTCGGCAGCGTCTGCGTCGGATATCAGGTGCCCCATGATCAGCAACAGGCCAAGCATGTACTTGAGAGGCCGCTCACCTGGAGCTACCCTGAAGGGCCCACGAATCCGGTCGCGCCTGTGCCCGATTTCGAGCTCAGGCACCCCGTCCCTGCAGCAACCGTATCAGTGGAGTGCGGAGAGAGGCAAGCGCGCGTGGAGGTCCAGTTGGACTTTTTTGGAATAGGCCAGTTCATCAAGCCCTCTGACCTGACGCTGGGTCCTTGTGGCCCAGTGGCTGAGGACACTCAAGCCCATGTGCTGATATTCCAGCCTGAGCTGCAAGACTGCGGCAGCATTTCGCGA ACGACAGATGATGCTCTCATCTACACTTTTTCTCTCAACTATAACCCCACAAGGCTGGGTGAATCCCCTGTTGTGAGGACCAACGAAGCTGCCGTGATTGTGGAATGTCACTACCCAAG GCACCACAACGTGAGCAGCCTCCCACTCGACCCACAATGGATACCATTCTCTGCAGTCAGGGTTGCAGAGGAGTTCTTATACTTCACTCTTACCCTGAGGACCG ACGACTGGATGTACGAGAGGCCTCGTTACCAGTACTACCTGGGAGACATGATCCGTATCGAGGCCTCCGTCAGGCAGTACCACCACGTGCCCCTACGCGTTTTTGTGGAAAGCTGCACGGCTACCCTCTCGCCCGATATGAATTCCAGCCCCAGATATACCTTCCTTGAACAGGG GTGTTTAATTGACGCGAGGATCACAGGCGCAGAGTCCAGGTTCATGCAACGAACAACAGAGAACATGCTCCAGTTCCAGTTTGAGGCATTCAGGTTCCAGGGTGCAGACAGCGGCATG CTTTACATTACCTGCCACTTGAGAGCCACGTCGAACGGCCACGACATTGATCCTGAACACAGGGCCTGCTCCCACATACAGAACGG CTGGAGGGAGGCCAGTGGCGTGGATTCAGCATGCTCCTCCTGTAATGCCCTTGGTGGAAATCAACAACCAGGCAACCCTTGGAACCCTGGTGACCTTCATAAGGGCAGTCAAAATAACCTCGGCGGAGGAGGCGACTCTCAAACAGGAGGCATTGGCTGGACCATCGGTGGTGGAGGCGGCTCTCAAACAGGTGGTGGCTCTCGAACAGGAG GCGGCTCTCAAACAGGAGGCATTGGCTGGACCACCGGTGGTGGAGGCGGCTCTGAAACAGGAGGTGGCTCTCGAACAGGAGGCGACTCTCAAACTGGAG GCGGCTGGACCACCGGTGGTGGAGGCGGCTCTCAAACAGGAG GCGGCTGGACCACCGGTGGTGGAGGCGGCTCTCAAACAGGAGGCGACCCTCAAACAGGAGGCATTGGCTGGACCACCGGTGGTGGAGGCGGCTCTCAAACAGGAGGTGGCTCTCGAACAGGAGGCGGCTGGACCACCGGTGGTGGAGGCGGCTCTCAAACAGGAG GCGGCTCTCGAACAGGAGGCGACTCTCAAACTGGAGGCATTGGCTGGACCACCGGTGGTGGAGGCGGCTCTCGAACAGGAGGCGACTCTCAAACTGGAGGCATTGACTGGACCACCGGTGGTGGAG GCGGCTCTGAAACAGGAGGTGGCTCTCGAACAGGAGGCGGCTGGACCACCGGTGGTGGAGGCGGCTCTCGAACAGGAGGCGACTCTCAAACTGGAGGCATTGGCTGGACCACCGGTGGTGGAGGCGGTTCTCAAACAGGAGGCATTGGCTGGACCACCGGTGGTGGAGGCGGCTCTGAAACAGGAGGTGGCTCTCGAACAGGAGGCGGCTGGACCACCGGTGGTGGAGGCGGCTCTCGAACAGGAGGCGACTCTCAAACTGGAGGCATTGGCTGGACCACCGGTGGTGGAGGCGGTTCTCAAACAGGAGGCATTGGCTGGACCACCGGTGGTGGAGGCGGCTCTGAAACAGGAGGTGGCTCTCGAACAGGAGGCGGCTGGACCACCGGTGGTGGAGGCGGCTCTCGAACAGGAGGCGACTCTCAAACTGGAGGCATTGGCTGGACCACCGGTGGTGGAGGCGGCTCTCGAACAGGAG GCGGCTCTCAAACAGGAGGCGAGTCTCAAACAGGAGGCATTGGCTGGACCACCGGTGGTGGAGGCGGCTCTCAAACAGGAGGCGGCTGGACCACCGGTCGTGGAGGCGGCTCTCAAACAGGTGGCGGCGGAAGTAGTGGAAGTGGCGGTGGCAATGACGGTGGCGGTGGAGGAAATCAACCAAGGGAACAAACCTGGACCACTGGCTTCACTGGAAGTACCAACACAGGCACTTCCTGGGCTACTGTCACTAGGATTGGTGGAGGAACCCCTGGAACGGGCACCTGGCAAAAGACTGGAAGAGGCAAAGACGAACCAGACAAACAAACTGTTACTTGGAACCCCACTGGTCCCGGACAAAGTGGCGCAAGCACTACTTGGACCGTAACCAGCTCAACTAGTAGCAGTACACAGGGTGGAAGAAAGAGCCGTTCAGTGAAATCAGATCAAG TTTATGAATGGAGAGGTGATGTCACACTGGGTCCCTTCGAAATTGCAGAGAAAGTCGTTTGA
- the LOC119124314 gene encoding uncharacterized transmembrane protein DDB_G0289901-like isoform X10 yields MRMKHTAACLAALALLGSVCVGYQVPHDQQQAKHVLERPLTWSYPEGPTNPVAPVPDFELRHPVPAATVSVECGERQARVEVQLDFFGIGQFIKPSDLTLGPCGPVAEDTQAHVLIFQPELQDCGSISRTTDDALIYTFSLNYNPTRLGESPVVRTNEAAVIVECHYPRHHNVSSLPLDPQWIPFSAVRVAEEFLYFTLTLRTDDWMYERPRYQYYLGDMIRIEASVRQYHHVPLRVFVESCTATLSPDMNSSPRYTFLEQGCLIDARITGAESRFMQRTTENMLQFQFEAFRFQGADSGMLYITCHLRATSNGHDIDPEHRACSHIQNGWREASGVDSACSSCNALGGNQQPGNPWNPGDLHKGSQNNLGGGGDSQTGGIGWTIGGGGGSQTGGGSRTGGGSQTGGIGWTTGGGGGSETGGSSQTGGGWTTGGGGGSQTGGGSQTGGIGWTTGGGGGSQTGGGSQTGGDPQTGGIGWTTGGGGGSQTGGGSRTGGGWTTGGGGGSQTGGGSRTGGDSQTGGIGWTTGGGGGSRTGGDSQTGGIDWTTGGGGGSETGGGSRTGGGWTTGGGGGSRTGGDSQTGGIGWTTGGGGGSQTGGIGWTTGGGGGSETGGGSRTGGGWTTGGGGGSRTGGDSQTGGIGWTTGGGGGSQTGGIGWTTGGGGGSETGGGSRTGGGWTTGGGGGSRTGGDSQTGGIGWTTGGGGGSRTGGGSQTGGESQTGGIGWTTGGGGGSQTGGGWTTGRGGGSQTGGGGSSGSGGGNDGGGGGNQPREQTWTTGFTGSTNTGTSWATVTRIGGGTPGTGTWQKTGRGKDEPDKQTVTWNPTGPGQSGASTTWTVTSSTSSSTQGGRKSRSVKSDQVYEWRGDVTLGPFEIAEKVV; encoded by the exons ATGAGAATGAAGCACACCGCTGCGTGCCTTGCGGCACTGGCCCTGCTCGGCAGCGTCTGCGTCGGATATCAGGTGCCCCATGATCAGCAACAGGCCAAGCATGTACTTGAGAGGCCGCTCACCTGGAGCTACCCTGAAGGGCCCACGAATCCGGTCGCGCCTGTGCCCGATTTCGAGCTCAGGCACCCCGTCCCTGCAGCAACCGTATCAGTGGAGTGCGGAGAGAGGCAAGCGCGCGTGGAGGTCCAGTTGGACTTTTTTGGAATAGGCCAGTTCATCAAGCCCTCTGACCTGACGCTGGGTCCTTGTGGCCCAGTGGCTGAGGACACTCAAGCCCATGTGCTGATATTCCAGCCTGAGCTGCAAGACTGCGGCAGCATTTCGCGA ACGACAGATGATGCTCTCATCTACACTTTTTCTCTCAACTATAACCCCACAAGGCTGGGTGAATCCCCTGTTGTGAGGACCAACGAAGCTGCCGTGATTGTGGAATGTCACTACCCAAG GCACCACAACGTGAGCAGCCTCCCACTCGACCCACAATGGATACCATTCTCTGCAGTCAGGGTTGCAGAGGAGTTCTTATACTTCACTCTTACCCTGAGGACCG ACGACTGGATGTACGAGAGGCCTCGTTACCAGTACTACCTGGGAGACATGATCCGTATCGAGGCCTCCGTCAGGCAGTACCACCACGTGCCCCTACGCGTTTTTGTGGAAAGCTGCACGGCTACCCTCTCGCCCGATATGAATTCCAGCCCCAGATATACCTTCCTTGAACAGGG GTGTTTAATTGACGCGAGGATCACAGGCGCAGAGTCCAGGTTCATGCAACGAACAACAGAGAACATGCTCCAGTTCCAGTTTGAGGCATTCAGGTTCCAGGGTGCAGACAGCGGCATG CTTTACATTACCTGCCACTTGAGAGCCACGTCGAACGGCCACGACATTGATCCTGAACACAGGGCCTGCTCCCACATACAGAACGG CTGGAGGGAGGCCAGTGGCGTGGATTCAGCATGCTCCTCCTGTAATGCCCTTGGTGGAAATCAACAACCAGGCAACCCTTGGAACCCTGGTGACCTTCATAAGGGCAGTCAAAATAACCTCGGCGGAGGAGGCGACTCTCAAACAGGAGGCATTGGCTGGACCATCGGTGGTGGAGGCGGCTCTCAAACAGGTGGTGGCTCTCGAACAGGAG GCGGCTCTCAAACAGGAGGCATTGGCTGGACCACCGGTGGTGGAGGCGGCTCTGAAACAGGAG GCAGCTCTCAAACAGGAGGCGGCTGGACCACCGGTGGTGGAGGCGGCTCTCAAACAGGAGGTGGCTCTCAAACAGGAGGCATTGGCTGGACCACCGGTGGTGGAGGCGGCTCTCAAACAGGAG GCGGCTCTCAAACAGGAGGCGACCCTCAAACAGGAGGCATTGGCTGGACCACCGGTGGTGGAGGCGGCTCTCAAACAGGAGGTGGCTCTCGAACAGGAGGCGGCTGGACCACCGGTGGTGGAGGCGGCTCTCAAACAGGAG GCGGCTCTCGAACAGGAGGCGACTCTCAAACTGGAGGCATTGGCTGGACCACCGGTGGTGGAGGCGGCTCTCGAACAGGAGGCGACTCTCAAACTGGAGGCATTGACTGGACCACCGGTGGTGGAG GCGGCTCTGAAACAGGAGGTGGCTCTCGAACAGGAGGCGGCTGGACCACCGGTGGTGGAGGCGGCTCTCGAACAGGAGGCGACTCTCAAACTGGAGGCATTGGCTGGACCACCGGTGGTGGAGGCGGTTCTCAAACAGGAGGCATTGGCTGGACCACCGGTGGTGGAGGCGGCTCTGAAACAGGAGGTGGCTCTCGAACAGGAGGCGGCTGGACCACCGGTGGTGGAGGCGGCTCTCGAACAGGAGGCGACTCTCAAACTGGAGGCATTGGCTGGACCACCGGTGGTGGAGGCGGTTCTCAAACAGGAGGCATTGGCTGGACCACCGGTGGTGGAGGCGGCTCTGAAACAGGAGGTGGCTCTCGAACAGGAGGCGGCTGGACCACCGGTGGTGGAGGCGGCTCTCGAACAGGAGGCGACTCTCAAACTGGAGGCATTGGCTGGACCACCGGTGGTGGAGGCGGCTCTCGAACAGGAG GCGGCTCTCAAACAGGAGGCGAGTCTCAAACAGGAGGCATTGGCTGGACCACCGGTGGTGGAGGCGGCTCTCAAACAGGAGGCGGCTGGACCACCGGTCGTGGAGGCGGCTCTCAAACAGGTGGCGGCGGAAGTAGTGGAAGTGGCGGTGGCAATGACGGTGGCGGTGGAGGAAATCAACCAAGGGAACAAACCTGGACCACTGGCTTCACTGGAAGTACCAACACAGGCACTTCCTGGGCTACTGTCACTAGGATTGGTGGAGGAACCCCTGGAACGGGCACCTGGCAAAAGACTGGAAGAGGCAAAGACGAACCAGACAAACAAACTGTTACTTGGAACCCCACTGGTCCCGGACAAAGTGGCGCAAGCACTACTTGGACCGTAACCAGCTCAACTAGTAGCAGTACACAGGGTGGAAGAAAGAGCCGTTCAGTGAAATCAGATCAAG TTTATGAATGGAGAGGTGATGTCACACTGGGTCCCTTCGAAATTGCAGAGAAAGTCGTTTGA
- the LOC119124314 gene encoding uncharacterized transmembrane protein DDB_G0289901-like isoform X21, producing the protein MRMKHTAACLAALALLGSVCVGYQVPHDQQQAKHVLERPLTWSYPEGPTNPVAPVPDFELRHPVPAATVSVECGERQARVEVQLDFFGIGQFIKPSDLTLGPCGPVAEDTQAHVLIFQPELQDCGSISRTTDDALIYTFSLNYNPTRLGESPVVRTNEAAVIVECHYPRHHNVSSLPLDPQWIPFSAVRVAEEFLYFTLTLRTDDWMYERPRYQYYLGDMIRIEASVRQYHHVPLRVFVESCTATLSPDMNSSPRYTFLEQGCLIDARITGAESRFMQRTTENMLQFQFEAFRFQGADSGMLYITCHLRATSNGHDIDPEHRACSHIQNGWREASGVDSACSSCNALGGNQQPGNPWNPGDLHKGSQNNLGGGGDSQTGGIGWTIGGGGGSQTGGGSRTGGGSQTGGIGWTTGGGGGSETGGSSQTGGGWTTGGGGGSQTGGGWTTGGGGGSQTGGDPQTGGIGWTTGGGGGSQTGGGSRTGGGWTTGGGGGSQTGGGSRTGGDSQTGGIGWTTGGGGGSRTGGDSQTGGIDWTTGGGGGSETGGGSRTGGGWTTGGGGGSRTGGDSQTGGIGWTTGGGGGSQTGGIGWTTGGGGGSETGGGSRTGGGWTTGGGGGSRTGGDSQTGGIGWTTGGGGGSQTGGIGWTTGGGGGSETGGGSRTGGGWTTGGGGGSRTGGDSQTGGIGWTTGGGGGSRTGGGSQTGGESQTGGIGWTTGGGGGSQTGGGWTTGRGGGSQTGGGGSSGSGGGNDGGGGGNQPREQTWTTGFTGSTNTGTSWATVTRIGGGTPGTGTWQKTGRGKDEPDKQTVTWNPTGPGQSGASTTWTVTSSTSSSTQGGRKSRSVKSDQVYEWRGDVTLGPFEIAEKVV; encoded by the exons ATGAGAATGAAGCACACCGCTGCGTGCCTTGCGGCACTGGCCCTGCTCGGCAGCGTCTGCGTCGGATATCAGGTGCCCCATGATCAGCAACAGGCCAAGCATGTACTTGAGAGGCCGCTCACCTGGAGCTACCCTGAAGGGCCCACGAATCCGGTCGCGCCTGTGCCCGATTTCGAGCTCAGGCACCCCGTCCCTGCAGCAACCGTATCAGTGGAGTGCGGAGAGAGGCAAGCGCGCGTGGAGGTCCAGTTGGACTTTTTTGGAATAGGCCAGTTCATCAAGCCCTCTGACCTGACGCTGGGTCCTTGTGGCCCAGTGGCTGAGGACACTCAAGCCCATGTGCTGATATTCCAGCCTGAGCTGCAAGACTGCGGCAGCATTTCGCGA ACGACAGATGATGCTCTCATCTACACTTTTTCTCTCAACTATAACCCCACAAGGCTGGGTGAATCCCCTGTTGTGAGGACCAACGAAGCTGCCGTGATTGTGGAATGTCACTACCCAAG GCACCACAACGTGAGCAGCCTCCCACTCGACCCACAATGGATACCATTCTCTGCAGTCAGGGTTGCAGAGGAGTTCTTATACTTCACTCTTACCCTGAGGACCG ACGACTGGATGTACGAGAGGCCTCGTTACCAGTACTACCTGGGAGACATGATCCGTATCGAGGCCTCCGTCAGGCAGTACCACCACGTGCCCCTACGCGTTTTTGTGGAAAGCTGCACGGCTACCCTCTCGCCCGATATGAATTCCAGCCCCAGATATACCTTCCTTGAACAGGG GTGTTTAATTGACGCGAGGATCACAGGCGCAGAGTCCAGGTTCATGCAACGAACAACAGAGAACATGCTCCAGTTCCAGTTTGAGGCATTCAGGTTCCAGGGTGCAGACAGCGGCATG CTTTACATTACCTGCCACTTGAGAGCCACGTCGAACGGCCACGACATTGATCCTGAACACAGGGCCTGCTCCCACATACAGAACGG CTGGAGGGAGGCCAGTGGCGTGGATTCAGCATGCTCCTCCTGTAATGCCCTTGGTGGAAATCAACAACCAGGCAACCCTTGGAACCCTGGTGACCTTCATAAGGGCAGTCAAAATAACCTCGGCGGAGGAGGCGACTCTCAAACAGGAGGCATTGGCTGGACCATCGGTGGTGGAGGCGGCTCTCAAACAGGTGGTGGCTCTCGAACAGGAG GCGGCTCTCAAACAGGAGGCATTGGCTGGACCACCGGTGGTGGAGGCGGCTCTGAAACAGGAG GCAGCTCTCAAACAGGAGGCGGCTGGACCACCGGTGGTGGAGGCGGCTCTCAAACAGGAG GCGGCTGGACCACCGGTGGTGGAGGCGGCTCTCAAACAGGAGGCGACCCTCAAACAGGAGGCATTGGCTGGACCACCGGTGGTGGAGGCGGCTCTCAAACAGGAGGTGGCTCTCGAACAGGAGGCGGCTGGACCACCGGTGGTGGAGGCGGCTCTCAAACAGGAG GCGGCTCTCGAACAGGAGGCGACTCTCAAACTGGAGGCATTGGCTGGACCACCGGTGGTGGAGGCGGCTCTCGAACAGGAGGCGACTCTCAAACTGGAGGCATTGACTGGACCACCGGTGGTGGAG GCGGCTCTGAAACAGGAGGTGGCTCTCGAACAGGAGGCGGCTGGACCACCGGTGGTGGAGGCGGCTCTCGAACAGGAGGCGACTCTCAAACTGGAGGCATTGGCTGGACCACCGGTGGTGGAGGCGGTTCTCAAACAGGAGGCATTGGCTGGACCACCGGTGGTGGAGGCGGCTCTGAAACAGGAGGTGGCTCTCGAACAGGAGGCGGCTGGACCACCGGTGGTGGAGGCGGCTCTCGAACAGGAGGCGACTCTCAAACTGGAGGCATTGGCTGGACCACCGGTGGTGGAGGCGGTTCTCAAACAGGAGGCATTGGCTGGACCACCGGTGGTGGAGGCGGCTCTGAAACAGGAGGTGGCTCTCGAACAGGAGGCGGCTGGACCACCGGTGGTGGAGGCGGCTCTCGAACAGGAGGCGACTCTCAAACTGGAGGCATTGGCTGGACCACCGGTGGTGGAGGCGGCTCTCGAACAGGAG GCGGCTCTCAAACAGGAGGCGAGTCTCAAACAGGAGGCATTGGCTGGACCACCGGTGGTGGAGGCGGCTCTCAAACAGGAGGCGGCTGGACCACCGGTCGTGGAGGCGGCTCTCAAACAGGTGGCGGCGGAAGTAGTGGAAGTGGCGGTGGCAATGACGGTGGCGGTGGAGGAAATCAACCAAGGGAACAAACCTGGACCACTGGCTTCACTGGAAGTACCAACACAGGCACTTCCTGGGCTACTGTCACTAGGATTGGTGGAGGAACCCCTGGAACGGGCACCTGGCAAAAGACTGGAAGAGGCAAAGACGAACCAGACAAACAAACTGTTACTTGGAACCCCACTGGTCCCGGACAAAGTGGCGCAAGCACTACTTGGACCGTAACCAGCTCAACTAGTAGCAGTACACAGGGTGGAAGAAAGAGCCGTTCAGTGAAATCAGATCAAG TTTATGAATGGAGAGGTGATGTCACACTGGGTCCCTTCGAAATTGCAGAGAAAGTCGTTTGA